The Pseudomonadota bacterium DNA window GGTGCCAGCCGTCGGCACCGTCGCCCCACCGATAGTGTTCGGCGTTGGCCGTGTTGATGATCTGCATGGCCACCGTGACCCGGCCGAAAGGCGTCACAGCATCCCACAAACCGACCGACGCGAACCAGGCCCGTCGATGGCCACGACACGACCGTGAGACCCAGCGCCAACGTGAGCCGCCCGCAGACCGCTTCCGTGCAGGCCGCGCGCGTCACTCGAGACCGAGGCAACTCGCGTAGTAGCTGACGGTCGCGGGCCAGTCGCTGAACACCCCGGCCACCCCGACGTCCTGCGCCAACACATCGAGCACCGCGAGCAGGTCGCTGTCGCGTTGGATGAGCGGCGCCACACTCTGGTAGTACCACCCGCCACCGCCGCGCAACGGGCCCGAGCGTTCCAGTGTCCAGGTGATCAGTCGGAGACCGGCCTCGGTCGCGGCGCGCGCGTAGGCGGATGGCACCATCCGCTCCCCGTCCACGTCGAGCAGCACCCAGAGCGGTGGCGCCAGCGTGCGCACGCCCAGGGCCTTCAGCTCGCGCATCGTCGGTGTCAACCGGGCCGGGTGCGCAGGGTCGAAGCCGCGCTCGCGGTAGCGCCCGTCGAGGTAGATCGCCTGGGCGCCGAAGTCCGGCTCCACCCGAATCCAATACAGCACATCGTCGAGGTTGAAGGATTGCGGCCACACCCTCACCGGGTCGATACCGGCCTGCTTGTACTCGTCGATGAGTTTCTGGGCATAGTCGACCTGGCTGAAGCCGTCGTGCGGCATTGCCACCGCCGGGGTTTTCAGCTCCGGCGTCATCACCACATCGAGTTCCTCGAACAGGGCGATCGACTCAGCGTGGGTCATCAGCGTGCCGCCGTCAGCCGCGTAAAGGTCGGTGCGAAACCCGGCCGTGCCGCCGAGGTAGGCATGCACGTCGGTGGCGCGGCGGTCGGCCGCGTCCATCTTGCCGGTGAGCGTCCGAAACTCGGCGAGGCTGAGCTCGCTGGTGCGGCACTGCGCCCCTGCCGGGGTGTCACCGTCCGCCGGCGAAAACGGCTCGATGCAACGCGCAGCGAGCGGTGACACCAGAATGTCAGTCGTGGTGTGCAAGTCGTTCTGGGCATGTCGGCACACGAGCTCGTGGTCAGCGGTGAAGGTCACATCGCACTCGAGCACACCGGCCCCCATACGCGCCGCCGCTCGATAGGACTCCCGGGTGTGTTCCGGAAACTGCAAGGGCGCACCGCGGTGCCCGATGGAGAAGCGCGTGGGCCGCACCGGATCGCTGGGCACAGGCCATCAAGGTGTCTTTGAGCGGACCCGGCTCGAGTTGATCCACGAGAAACAGCGGCCGCGGCCCGACGTCGGCGGCGAGCGCCAACAGCGGACACACCAACCCGATCGCCCACGCGGCTCGACGGCGTCCAGTCATCGTATGTCACTCCTTGCTGCGGGCACCGCCGGGTGCCGATGCCGAAAGAACTCAGGCGATATCGCCTACCGCATTCAGTGCCGGGTAGGGCTCGCCCTGTGCGTCGAGACGCGTCGCCACCTTGGGGTGTGCCCAGCGGAACAAGGTGCGCTCGTACCGCGCCGGATCGAGCCGCGGCGCATCGTACAACCCGGCCGCTTGGCGCTGATTGTGCGCCTCGCTGAGGATGATCGCCGCCGCCACAGACACGTTGAACGACTCCACCATACCGACCATGGGCACGACGATATGGTGGTCCACCTGCTCTGCGATGCGTGTGCTCACCCCGTCGCGCTCGGCACCCAGCAGCACGGCCGTGGGCCGAGTGAAGTCGATGTCGCGGTACGGCACCGCCCGCGATGACAGGTGTGCGGCGCACACCTGAAAACCGCGCGTCTGGAAATCGGCCACGGCGTCGTGCATGTCGGCGTGCAGGCTCACGTCGACCCATTTTTCGGCGCCCTGGGCGGCGCCGCGCGACGCGCGAAACCGGGTCCGGTCGCTCTCGGCCATGGCCAGGTGCACCTCGGCGACACCAAAGGCGTCGCAACTGCGGATGATGGCCGAGATGTTGTGGGGTTTGTGGACGAAATCGGCCAGCACGGTCAGGTCGGGTTGCCGGCGGTCCAGCACGGCACGCAAACGCGCAAAGCGCTCTGGGGTCATGGCGTCGGTGTCTGTCGGGTCAGCGCACAGTCTACCGCGGGCTTCGGTCGATCCACGTGCACCGCCGCGACGCCCACCGCGGACGCTGGCGCTTGCAGCACACAATTGCCACCCGCAAAATGGCGGTTTTGAACACCCCCGGAGACCCCGCATGTCTGACATCAACTCGGTCGTCGTGGTCGGCGCCGGCACCATGGGCGCTGGCATTGCCGGCATTTGTGCAGCAGCAGGTTGCGAGGTCGCGCTGCTGGACCTCAGCACCGAGACCGCGCAAGCGGGCATCGACCGGCTCGGCGCCGGCAAGCGCCCGGCCCTCGCCGAAGAGCACTTCGCACGCTTGACCGCCGGCAGCATCGACGACCTGGAACAGCACATCGCCAACGCCGACTGGGTGTGCGAGGCGATCGTCGAAAACCTGCAGATCAAGCGCGACTTCTTCGCCCGTGTGGAGGCGGCGCGCAAGGACGGTTCGCTGGTCACGACCAACACCTCGGGCATTCCGCTGCGCGACATTCTCGAAGGCATGCCGTCGCGGCTGCAGAGCGACATGGCCGTGACCCACTTCTTCAATCCACCGCACATCATGCGCTTGCTCGAGTTCGTACCGTCCGACCAGGCCGGCCCCGAGCTGACCGAGCGCGTCGCGGCGTTCTGTGGCAACCGGCTCGGCAAGGGGGTGGTCTACGCGAAGGACACCGTGAACTTCATCGGCAACCGCATCGGCTGCTACTGGATGCTCGCCGGGCTGCACATCGCACGCGACATGCGGGCCAACGGCCTCGACCAGGAAACAGTCGACGCGCTGATGTCGAAGCCGATGGGCTTCCCACCGACCGGACTCTACGGACTGGTCGATCTGATCGGCCTCGACGTCATGGCCCTGGTCGCCGAGAACCTGCGCGCCAACCTGCCCGACGGCGACGTCGGCCACAGCTACGCCACCCTGCCGCCGGAAGAACAGGCCCTGTTCGACGCCGGTCAGCTCGGCCGCAAGAGCGGTGGCGGCTTCTACCGCATGCAGAAGGACGCCGACGGCAACCGCACGATGGAAACCTACGACCTCGGCGACGGTGCCTGGCGTGCCAAGCGCGAAGTGGCGCTGGCCGAACCGCTGCAGGACCTCGGTGGTGCCCTGTTCGACGGGTCGCACGAGGGCGAATTCGTCTGGCGGCAGATGGGTGGCACGCTGGCCTACGCCGCCAACCTGGTGCCGGAAATCGCCGATGACATCGTCAACGTCGACCGCGCCATGCGCTGGGGTTTCAACTGGGCGTTGGGTCCGTTCGAGATGCTCGACCGCATCGGGCCTGCGCGCTTTGCAGCGCGACTCGAAGCCGAAGGCAAGCCGGTCCCGGCCCTGGTCGCCGCCTTGCGCGAGGCGGGCGCCGAAACCTTCTACACCGACGGCGGCGCACGCTACTTCGGGGTCGACGGCCAGATCCACGACACGCCGGCCGAGTGACCGACGTCAGTTGACGCCGAACTCCTCCGCGCGCGCCTGCTTGAGCAGCGCGTTGTTGCGCGCGAGGACATCGTTGTACCAGACGACGCCGAGGACCCTCAGGTCGCCGGCGTCATCGGTCACCACCACCGGCAGGAACTCACTGGCACTCGACACCAGCGCGTCGAGTGC harbors:
- the trmH gene encoding tRNA (guanosine(18)-2'-O)-methyltransferase TrmH, whose amino-acid sequence is MTPERFARLRAVLDRRQPDLTVLADFVHKPHNISAIIRSCDAFGVAEVHLAMAESDRTRFRASRGAAQGAEKWVDVSLHADMHDAVADFQTRGFQVCAAHLSSRAVPYRDIDFTRPTAVLLGAERDGVSTRIAEQVDHHIVVPMVGMVESFNVSVAAAIILSEAHNQRQAAGLYDAPRLDPARYERTLFRWAHPKVATRLDAQGEPYPALNAVGDIA
- a CDS encoding 3-hydroxyacyl-CoA dehydrogenase family protein, with protein sequence MSDINSVVVVGAGTMGAGIAGICAAAGCEVALLDLSTETAQAGIDRLGAGKRPALAEEHFARLTAGSIDDLEQHIANADWVCEAIVENLQIKRDFFARVEAARKDGSLVTTNTSGIPLRDILEGMPSRLQSDMAVTHFFNPPHIMRLLEFVPSDQAGPELTERVAAFCGNRLGKGVVYAKDTVNFIGNRIGCYWMLAGLHIARDMRANGLDQETVDALMSKPMGFPPTGLYGLVDLIGLDVMALVAENLRANLPDGDVGHSYATLPPEEQALFDAGQLGRKSGGGFYRMQKDADGNRTMETYDLGDGAWRAKREVALAEPLQDLGGALFDGSHEGEFVWRQMGGTLAYAANLVPEIADDIVNVDRAMRWGFNWALGPFEMLDRIGPARFAARLEAEGKPVPALVAALREAGAETFYTDGGARYFGVDGQIHDTPAE